The following are encoded in a window of Lacinutrix sp. WUR7 genomic DNA:
- the mltG gene encoding endolytic transglycosylase MltG produces MYFKKILIAVLVIGLVIAAFFANFVYKAMFKENTAFNNEEAYVYVSSQASYKDVREQLEPLLKDMDSFDALAEKKKYTTNLRAGRYVIKKGMNNNEIINSIRSNNIPLKLSFNNQERLEDLAGRVAFQIEADSLSLLKAMTDETFFKENDFNKDSALSMYIPNSYEIYWNTSAEGFRNKMLKEYQAFWNASRNEKRKALNLSINEVMSIAAIVHKETAKVDERPRVAGVYLNRIRKGMPLQADPTVIYAKKLKENDFNQVIKRVLYKDLEIDSKYNTYKYPGVPPGPITMPDVSAIDAVLNAETHNYYYFVANVKNFGYHKFAKTLSQHNANRNEYVRWINSQGINR; encoded by the coding sequence ATGTACTTTAAAAAAATACTTATAGCAGTTTTAGTAATCGGTCTGGTAATAGCTGCGTTTTTTGCAAATTTTGTATATAAAGCGATGTTTAAAGAAAACACTGCTTTTAATAATGAAGAAGCGTATGTGTATGTTTCTAGTCAAGCAAGTTATAAGGATGTAAGAGAACAGCTTGAGCCATTATTGAAAGATATGGATTCTTTTGATGCTCTGGCGGAAAAAAAGAAATACACCACAAACCTTAGAGCTGGTAGGTATGTTATTAAAAAAGGAATGAATAATAATGAGATTATAAACTCTATTCGAAGTAATAATATTCCGTTAAAACTAAGTTTTAATAATCAAGAACGATTAGAAGATTTAGCTGGTAGAGTTGCCTTTCAAATTGAAGCAGATAGTCTTTCCCTTTTAAAGGCGATGACCGACGAAACCTTTTTTAAGGAAAATGATTTTAATAAGGACTCTGCATTATCCATGTATATTCCTAACAGTTATGAAATATACTGGAATACTTCTGCGGAAGGATTTAGAAATAAAATGCTGAAGGAGTATCAAGCTTTTTGGAATGCGTCTAGAAACGAAAAACGAAAAGCACTTAACCTTTCTATTAACGAAGTAATGTCTATTGCTGCCATAGTACATAAGGAAACTGCAAAGGTGGACGAACGACCTCGCGTTGCTGGTGTGTATTTAAATAGAATTAGAAAAGGGATGCCTTTACAAGCGGATCCTACAGTGATTTATGCTAAAAAATTAAAAGAAAATGATTTTAACCAAGTCATTAAACGTGTTTTATATAAAGATTTAGAAATCGATTCTAAGTACAATACCTACAAATATCCAGGGGTTCCTCCAGGACCAATCACTATGCCGGACGTGTCTGCAATAGATGCGGTTTTAAATGCCGAAACACATAACTACTACTATTTTGTTGCCAATGTGAAAAACTTTGGATACCACAAATTTGCTAAAACTTTAAGTCAGCATAACGCAAATAGAAATGAATATGTACGTTGGATTAATAGCCAAGGCATAAATAGGTAA
- a CDS encoding trypsin-like peptidase domain-containing protein yields the protein MKKILSLLFVSALGGAITLGAYKTFIEKDQQVVIQQNQEQPFTVPVNHTTNTGFIAENDVNFVSAAEKTIHTVVHVKNTTVNSSQMTFEDLFYGRQTKRAQIGTGSGVIISPDGYIITNNHVIAGSRELSVTLNNNKTYDATIIGTDEKTDIALIKVEPDEELPFTTFGDSDEAKIGEWVLAVGNPFNLTSTVTAGIISAKSRDLSGLSNQSFIQTDAAVNPGNSGGALVNTNGDLIGINTAITSQTGSYIGYSFAVPSNIAKKVVQDIMEFGNVQNGILGVKGSPISAGYAEKFGLNTSEGFYIEEVEEDSGADMAGLKSGDIIQKLENIEIRKFSDLKGFLNAKSPNDIIHVTVLRNGTQRVFPVTLLKNETLTVPIIGVIKNAKPKDLKKYKTNNGVKIASLTNNKNYLGYWMNNGVQVGDIITAINDTKVNSIEDVQAIIKNRHANELLRIELINSKGEKERYNFR from the coding sequence ATGAAAAAGATTTTATCCCTATTATTCGTTTCGGCATTAGGAGGAGCAATTACTCTAGGTGCTTATAAAACTTTTATTGAAAAAGACCAACAAGTGGTAATACAACAAAACCAGGAACAACCTTTTACCGTGCCTGTAAACCATACAACCAATACTGGTTTTATTGCAGAAAATGATGTGAATTTTGTCTCGGCAGCAGAAAAGACAATACATACTGTGGTACACGTAAAAAACACTACCGTAAATTCTAGTCAGATGACTTTTGAAGATTTATTTTACGGCAGACAAACAAAACGTGCGCAAATAGGCACTGGTTCTGGAGTCATTATTTCTCCGGATGGTTATATTATCACCAACAACCATGTTATTGCAGGTTCTAGAGAACTTTCGGTGACCTTAAATAATAACAAGACCTATGATGCTACCATTATTGGTACCGATGAAAAAACAGATATTGCACTAATTAAAGTAGAACCAGACGAAGAATTACCTTTTACTACTTTTGGAGATAGTGACGAAGCAAAAATTGGCGAATGGGTTTTAGCTGTTGGTAATCCCTTCAACTTAACCTCTACCGTTACTGCAGGAATTATAAGCGCTAAGTCTAGAGATTTATCTGGTTTAAGCAACCAATCTTTTATACAAACAGATGCAGCAGTAAATCCTGGGAATTCTGGTGGCGCACTAGTAAATACAAATGGCGATTTAATTGGAATCAATACCGCAATTACATCGCAAACGGGTTCTTATATTGGCTATTCTTTTGCTGTACCGAGTAATATTGCGAAGAAAGTGGTTCAGGATATCATGGAGTTTGGTAATGTGCAAAACGGCATTTTAGGTGTTAAAGGAAGTCCTATTAGTGCTGGATATGCTGAAAAATTCGGACTAAATACTTCCGAAGGTTTCTATATTGAAGAAGTAGAAGAAGATTCTGGTGCAGATATGGCAGGATTAAAAAGTGGCGATATTATTCAGAAATTGGAAAATATTGAAATTAGAAAGTTTTCCGATTTAAAAGGATTTTTAAATGCCAAAAGTCCGAATGATATTATACATGTTACCGTTTTAAGAAATGGAACACAAAGAGTATTTCCGGTAACTTTACTTAAAAATGAAACCTTAACTGTTCCTATTATAGGTGTTATTAAAAATGCGAAACCTAAGGATTTAAAAAAATACAAAACAAATAATGGAGTAAAAATCGCTAGTCTAACTAATAATAAAAACTATCTAGGCTATTGGATGAATAACGGTGTGCAAGTTGGAGATATTATTACTGCCATAAACGATACTAAAGTAAATAGTATTGAAGATGTACAAGCGATTATAAAAAACAGACATGCAAATGAATTATTACGCATAGAACTTATAAATTCTAAAGGAGAAAAAGAAAGATATAATTTTAGATAG
- the dapF gene encoding diaminopimelate epimerase has protein sequence MTHTFYKYQGTGNDFVMIDNRLETFDKKDTKQVAFLCDRRFGVGADGMILLENHPTADFKMVYYNADGNESTMCGNGGRCLVAFAKFLNIVKNHATFEAIDGMHDAIIDDDIIKLRMQDVDQIEKHANHIFLNTGSPHHVQKEANLKELDIKTEGAKIRYGNPYNEAGTNVNFVSKINEDTFAVRTYERGVEDETLSCGTGVTAVALAMHYIGETEKNVITLQVEGGTLQVSFNKNGNAYHDIWLIGPAKQVFKGILS, from the coding sequence ATGACACACACTTTTTATAAATATCAAGGCACAGGAAACGATTTTGTAATGATCGATAATCGTTTAGAAACTTTTGATAAAAAAGATACCAAACAAGTTGCTTTTTTATGCGATAGACGTTTTGGTGTTGGAGCAGACGGAATGATATTACTAGAAAATCATCCAACTGCCGACTTTAAAATGGTGTATTATAATGCCGATGGAAACGAAAGTACTATGTGTGGAAATGGAGGTAGATGCCTTGTTGCTTTTGCGAAATTTTTAAACATTGTAAAAAATCACGCTACTTTTGAAGCTATTGATGGGATGCATGATGCCATTATAGATGATGATATTATAAAACTTCGCATGCAGGATGTAGATCAAATAGAAAAACATGCCAATCATATTTTTTTAAATACAGGTTCTCCTCATCATGTGCAAAAGGAAGCTAATCTTAAAGAATTGGATATCAAAACCGAAGGTGCAAAAATTAGATACGGCAATCCATATAATGAAGCAGGAACCAATGTAAACTTCGTTTCTAAAATAAATGAAGACACTTTTGCTGTTCGAACCTACGAACGCGGTGTAGAAGATGAAACCTTATCTTGCGGAACAGGAGTTACAGCAGTTGCATTAGCAATGCATTATATTGGCGAAACCGAAAAAAACGTAATTACCTTACAAGTAGAAGGAGGAACGTTGCAAGTTTCTTTTAATAAAAACGGAAATGCATATCACGACATCTGGCTAATTGGTCCAGCGAAACAAGTTTTTAAAGGCATTCTTTCATGA
- a CDS encoding GNAT family N-acetyltransferase, whose protein sequence is MITLKGEHIYLRALEPEDLAFIHTIENDESIWEISNTITPYSKYLIKQYLEHAHKDIYEVKQLRLVICSYDDVALGMIDVFDFDFKNRRAGIGILVKEAANRQKGFGKEALSLLVNYCFTHLDLHQLYCNISEDNIASQKLFKNQGFQEIGLKKDWNLVNNKFKNEYIFQLIHK, encoded by the coding sequence ATGATTACATTAAAAGGCGAACATATTTATTTGCGTGCTTTAGAACCCGAAGACTTAGCGTTTATTCATACTATTGAAAACGACGAAAGTATTTGGGAAATTAGCAATACCATAACTCCATATTCTAAGTATTTAATCAAACAGTATTTAGAGCATGCACACAAAGATATTTACGAAGTAAAACAATTGCGACTAGTTATTTGTAGTTATGATGATGTGGCTCTTGGTATGATTGATGTTTTTGATTTCGATTTTAAAAATCGTCGCGCAGGAATAGGAATTCTTGTGAAAGAAGCAGCTAACAGACAAAAAGGTTTTGGTAAAGAAGCTTTAAGCTTGTTAGTGAATTATTGTTTTACGCATTTAGACTTGCATCAGCTGTATTGTAATATTTCGGAAGACAATATTGCAAGTCAGAAGCTTTTCAAAAATCAAGGATTTCAAGAAATCGGATTAAAAAAGGACTGGAATTTAGTCAACAATAAATTTAAAAACGAATATATTTTTCAACTCATTCATAAATAA
- a CDS encoding pentapeptide repeat-containing protein — translation MNLPLIIDKTYNNKDYSATELPKAEYDNCTFTNCVFTDCYLTSNSFLECEFIDCNLSNVKAKGVTLKDVSFIHCKMIGFPFNECNSFLLELNFKDCNLSLASFYQLNIKNTNFNSCNLESVDFTQTNLTAASFTNSNLEKAIFENSNLEKVDFTTAKDYTIHPEKNKLKGAKFSENGLFGLLSMYGIKVE, via the coding sequence ATGAACCTACCTTTAATAATAGATAAAACATACAACAACAAAGACTACTCTGCAACAGAATTGCCTAAAGCAGAATATGATAATTGTACCTTTACCAATTGTGTGTTTACAGACTGCTATTTAACCAGTAATTCATTTCTAGAATGTGAATTTATAGATTGTAACTTAAGTAATGTTAAAGCCAAAGGGGTTACTTTAAAAGATGTAAGCTTTATACATTGTAAAATGATTGGCTTTCCTTTTAACGAATGCAATTCATTTCTTTTAGAACTTAACTTTAAAGATTGTAATTTAAGTCTTGCCTCCTTTTACCAATTAAACATTAAAAACACCAACTTCAATTCCTGTAATCTGGAGTCGGTAGATTTTACGCAAACCAATTTAACAGCAGCATCCTTTACGAATAGCAATTTAGAAAAAGCCATTTTTGAGAACAGCAATCTAGAAAAAGTAGATTTTACAACTGCGAAAGACTATACCATACATCCAGAGAAAAACAAACTAAAAGGTGCGAAATTTAGTGAAAATGGATTATTCGGACTCTTAAGTATGTATGGAATTAAGGTAGAATAA
- the rplS gene encoding 50S ribosomal protein L19, translating into MESLIKFVQDEFVAKKDFPEFGAGDTITVYYEIREGEKVRTQFFRGVVLQRRGTGSSETFTIRKMSGTVGVERIFPVNLPALQKVEVNKRGKVRRARIFYFRGLTGKKARITEKRRK; encoded by the coding sequence ATGGAATCTTTAATAAAATTTGTACAAGACGAATTTGTAGCAAAAAAAGACTTTCCAGAGTTCGGAGCTGGAGACACTATTACAGTGTATTACGAAATTAGAGAAGGAGAAAAAGTACGTACACAGTTCTTTAGAGGTGTTGTTTTACAACGCAGAGGAACTGGATCTTCAGAGACATTCACAATTAGAAAAATGTCTGGAACTGTTGGTGTAGAACGTATTTTCCCTGTAAACTTACCTGCTTTACAAAAGGTAGAAGTAAACAAAAGAGGAAAAGTTCGTAGAGCTCGTATCTTTTACTTTAGAGGTCTTACTGGTAAGAAAGCTAGAATTACAGAAAAAAGACGTAAATAA
- a CDS encoding glyceraldehyde-3-phosphate dehydrogenase — MPINETYESELAFQADRRRATVEFIKIVSDLWYDKSIELVIFRNQLIDKNVSDILNLHEYACEFVQKPISIFDSVEIAQAINTLDLPPAKLDIGKLTYEYHIEEGKYNNATAFVADKLKDASKNGTIKPKDVVLYGFGRIGRLVARELMTKAGKGTQLRLRAIVTRGAVDATVLEKRASLLRNDSVHGDFSGTVSIDVENSALIINGTTVNIISANAPEDIDYTKYDIDNALVIDNTGAFRDEEALSRHLKSKGVDKVLLTAPGKGVPNIVHGVNHTEYNPDEVNIFSAASCTTNAITPILKAVEDSFGVKSGHLETIHAYTNDQNLVDNFHSKYRRGRAAALNMVITETGAGKAVSKALPSLEGKLTSNAIRVPVPNGSLAILNLELENSTSVEGINTIMKKYALEGDLVEQIKYELSDELVSSDIVGCSAPSIYDSKATIVREDGKNAILYIWYDNEYGYSHQVVRLAKYIAKVRRHTYY; from the coding sequence ATGCCTATTAACGAAACTTATGAAAGCGAATTAGCTTTTCAAGCAGATAGACGTAGAGCTACTGTAGAATTTATTAAAATAGTAAGCGACCTTTGGTACGATAAATCTATCGAACTGGTAATTTTTAGAAATCAATTAATAGACAAAAATGTTAGTGACATTTTAAACTTGCACGAATATGCTTGTGAATTTGTACAAAAACCTATTTCTATTTTTGACTCTGTAGAAATTGCTCAAGCAATTAATACACTAGATCTTCCTCCTGCAAAATTAGATATTGGTAAATTAACCTATGAGTATCATATAGAAGAAGGAAAATACAATAACGCTACCGCATTTGTTGCAGACAAACTAAAAGATGCTAGTAAAAATGGCACTATAAAACCTAAAGACGTGGTGCTTTATGGTTTTGGAAGAATTGGACGTTTAGTAGCAAGAGAGTTAATGACTAAAGCTGGAAAAGGAACACAATTACGTTTAAGAGCCATTGTAACTCGTGGAGCTGTGGATGCTACCGTTTTAGAAAAAAGAGCTTCTTTATTACGTAACGATTCTGTGCATGGCGATTTTTCGGGAACGGTTTCTATCGATGTAGAAAATAGTGCCTTAATAATTAATGGTACTACTGTAAATATTATTTCGGCTAATGCACCAGAAGATATCGATTATACAAAATACGATATTGATAACGCTTTAGTAATTGATAACACTGGAGCTTTTAGAGATGAAGAAGCTTTAAGCAGACACTTAAAATCTAAAGGAGTCGATAAAGTATTACTTACTGCTCCTGGAAAAGGAGTACCAAATATTGTGCATGGTGTAAACCATACCGAGTATAATCCAGACGAAGTAAATATCTTTTCTGCAGCATCTTGTACTACCAATGCTATTACTCCAATTTTAAAAGCGGTAGAAGATTCTTTCGGTGTAAAATCTGGACACTTAGAAACAATTCATGCATATACTAATGATCAGAATTTAGTAGATAATTTTCATAGTAAATACAGACGTGGACGTGCAGCAGCATTAAACATGGTAATTACAGAAACTGGAGCAGGAAAAGCAGTTAGTAAAGCCTTACCAAGTTTAGAAGGAAAATTAACTTCTAACGCTATTAGAGTTCCTGTACCAAACGGATCTTTAGCTATTTTAAATTTAGAGCTAGAAAACTCTACTTCTGTGGAAGGCATAAATACCATCATGAAAAAATATGCGCTGGAAGGGGATTTAGTAGAGCAAATAAAATATGAGTTAAGTGACGAATTAGTATCTAGTGATATTGTTGGTTGCTCCGCTCCTTCTATTTATGATAGTAAAGCAACAATTGTTAGAGAAGATGGTAAAAATGCCATCTTATATATATGGTATGATAACGAATATGGTTATAGCCATCAAGTAGTTAGACTAGCAAAATATATTGCAAAAGTTAGAAGACATACTTATTATTAA
- a CDS encoding DUF2279 domain-containing protein — protein MKALLYLLFVLCTITSVFSQSGINRFLTPSDTLHTPRRNALVITEASVIGLSLVGLNQLWYADYEKSKLHTLNDNDEWLQMDKFGHVFSSYQVGRAGAELLHWSGVCKKDQLLYGATLGFGFLTVVEVFDGYSKEWGFSWGDMISNAAGTGLYVGQELLWKEQRITLKYSFHQTKYASQRPEKLGEGLLEEILKDYNGQTYWLSANVHSFFKNEKIPKWLNVAFGYGAEGMLTGNSETEDLSFLNQDRKRQYYLSLDVDLTRIKTNSHFLRSVFSIFNVIKVPFPTLEFNDKNGLKFHAIYF, from the coding sequence TTGAAAGCACTTTTATACCTACTATTCGTTTTATGTACCATAACAAGTGTATTCTCACAATCTGGAATCAATAGGTTTCTTACACCAAGCGATACTTTACATACGCCAAGAAGAAATGCTTTAGTAATTACCGAAGCTTCTGTAATAGGACTCTCACTAGTTGGTTTAAACCAGCTTTGGTATGCCGATTATGAAAAATCAAAACTACATACGCTTAATGATAATGACGAGTGGCTTCAAATGGATAAGTTTGGCCATGTGTTCTCTTCCTATCAAGTAGGTAGAGCAGGAGCAGAGCTTTTACATTGGAGTGGTGTATGCAAAAAAGATCAATTGCTTTATGGTGCAACTTTAGGTTTCGGATTTCTAACTGTAGTGGAAGTTTTTGATGGCTATTCTAAAGAGTGGGGTTTTTCTTGGGGAGACATGATTAGCAATGCTGCTGGAACGGGGTTGTATGTCGGACAAGAATTACTTTGGAAAGAACAGCGCATCACCTTAAAGTATTCTTTTCATCAAACAAAATATGCTTCACAAAGACCAGAAAAGTTAGGTGAAGGTTTATTAGAAGAAATTTTAAAAGATTATAACGGACAAACCTATTGGTTAAGTGCTAACGTGCATTCTTTTTTTAAGAATGAAAAGATACCAAAGTGGCTCAATGTTGCATTTGGATATGGCGCAGAAGGTATGCTTACCGGAAACAGCGAAACCGAAGATCTTTCCTTTTTAAATCAAGACAGAAAACGACAATATTATCTAAGTCTAGATGTAGACTTAACCAGAATAAAAACAAATTCACACTTCTTGAGATCTGTTTTTAGTATTTTCAACGTAATTAAAGTGCCATTTCCTACGTTAGAATTTAATGATAAAAACGGACTTAAATTCCATGCTATCTACTTTTAA
- a CDS encoding tRNA (guanine-N1)-methyltransferase yields the protein MNSFKFIIILSISLFCTTVSAQTESNEEEDKLSLNTGTIDNQFEYILRKSGNFKGTNGQPYEAVKRSMFLTLQAHTIDSLKTIHKELTETQAVVTSQSKEIATLKTSLANTQGTLEQTNEEKDSMSLFGMLMSKSSYNILMWSIIGGLLAFLLFFIYKYKNSNAITRDANKSLAEIEEEFEEHRKIALEREQKVRRQLQDELNKQKNNS from the coding sequence ATGAATTCTTTTAAATTTATTATAATTCTATCTATATCTTTATTCTGTACCACGGTTAGTGCACAAACGGAAAGTAACGAAGAAGAAGACAAACTTTCATTAAATACTGGTACTATAGATAATCAGTTTGAATACATTTTAAGAAAATCTGGTAACTTTAAAGGTACTAACGGACAACCTTATGAAGCAGTTAAACGCAGTATGTTTCTTACGCTACAAGCACATACTATTGATTCATTAAAAACAATCCATAAAGAATTAACAGAAACACAAGCTGTGGTAACTAGCCAATCGAAAGAAATTGCTACTTTAAAAACGAGCTTAGCGAATACACAAGGTACTTTAGAACAAACAAACGAAGAAAAAGACAGCATGTCTTTATTCGGAATGTTAATGAGTAAATCTAGTTACAACATCTTAATGTGGTCTATTATTGGCGGTTTATTAGCTTTCTTATTATTTTTCATCTATAAATATAAAAATAGTAACGCCATTACTAGAGATGCCAATAAATCTTTAGCTGAAATTGAAGAAGAATTTGAAGAGCATAGAAAAATAGCTTTAGAGCGTGAGCAAAAAGTGAGAAGACAACTGCAAGACGAATTAAACAAACAAAAAAATAATAGCTAA
- a CDS encoding GyrI-like domain-containing protein, translating into MQPRIESVPEKKLVGTPVTMSLIDNKTFELFSDFMPNRKQVKNSLGTAIYEVMEYDGEHFKNFNPNKTFKKWAALEVENLEEIPENMSTLILESGWYAVFTYKGLAKDFSTLMQYVFTDWLPKSEYALANRPHFNVLGNKYIKDSPDSEEEVYIPIQLK; encoded by the coding sequence ATGCAACCAAGAATAGAATCGGTACCAGAAAAAAAATTAGTCGGAACGCCTGTAACCATGTCTTTAATAGACAACAAAACTTTCGAGCTATTCTCTGATTTTATGCCGAATAGAAAGCAAGTGAAAAATAGTTTAGGCACTGCTATTTATGAAGTCATGGAATACGATGGCGAACATTTTAAAAACTTTAATCCGAATAAAACCTTTAAAAAATGGGCTGCTTTAGAGGTGGAAAATTTGGAGGAGATTCCAGAAAACATGAGTACCCTTATTTTAGAAAGCGGATGGTATGCTGTTTTTACTTATAAAGGATTAGCAAAAGACTTTTCAACTTTAATGCAATACGTTTTTACGGATTGGTTGCCAAAATCGGAATACGCTTTAGCCAACAGACCTCATTTTAATGTCTTAGGAAACAAATACATTAAAGATTCCCCTGACTCTGAAGAAGAGGTGTATATACCTATACAATTAAAGTAA
- the trmD gene encoding tRNA (guanosine(37)-N1)-methyltransferase TrmD translates to MRIDIITVLPELLESPFSASILKRAIEAGLVEVHFHNLRDYTTDNYKSIDDTQFGGGAGMVMMIEPIDKCITKLKAERNYDEVIYMTPDGETLNQGMANHLSLKENIIILCGHYKGVDQRVRDLFITKEISIGDYVLSGGELGAAVLCDALIRLIPGVLGNETSALTDSFQDNLLAPPIYTKPREYKGLEVPELLFSGNHAKIEKWREEQAYQRTKDRRPDLLED, encoded by the coding sequence ATGAGAATTGATATCATCACCGTTTTACCAGAATTACTAGAAAGTCCGTTTAGCGCTTCTATACTTAAACGAGCTATTGAAGCTGGCTTGGTAGAAGTCCACTTTCATAATTTACGCGATTATACCACAGACAACTATAAATCTATAGACGACACCCAATTTGGTGGTGGTGCTGGAATGGTAATGATGATTGAACCTATCGATAAATGCATCACCAAACTAAAGGCGGAGCGTAATTACGATGAAGTGATTTATATGACTCCAGATGGCGAAACCTTAAATCAAGGAATGGCGAATCACCTTTCTTTAAAGGAAAATATTATTATTCTTTGCGGACATTATAAAGGTGTAGACCAACGTGTTCGCGACCTATTTATTACCAAAGAAATCTCTATTGGAGATTATGTTTTATCTGGCGGAGAACTTGGTGCTGCTGTTTTATGTGATGCTTTAATACGACTAATTCCTGGAGTGCTAGGAAACGAAACTTCGGCTTTAACAGATTCTTTTCAAGACAATTTATTAGCGCCTCCTATTTATACAAAACCTAGAGAGTATAAAGGATTGGAAGTTCCGGAATTATTATTTAGTGGAAACCATGCGAAAATTGAAAAATGGAGAGAAGAGCAAGCATACCAACGTACTAAAGATAGAAGACCCGATTTATTAGAAGATTAA